In the Populus trichocarpa isolate Nisqually-1 chromosome 1, P.trichocarpa_v4.1, whole genome shotgun sequence genome, one interval contains:
- the LOC7492005 gene encoding uncharacterized protein LOC7492005 isoform X1, whose protein sequence is MASNPATIEDPSQNSNTDEETIALRKKRSRRVSFADREITSVHIFNRDDEYETPPDPPSTKSPISDTDDEVRAFFGDLADSDDSKEISSPTGADDDDNDYSINSRKSFFRPVESPSPGGSSIVGSASCNDEDNFFGPVSASFIRAGRLSDSGASDCNLDVTMDSTAFSMHYRSLVRSVSGEEFKTPTEVRVAAEEKTPSNITTPSDPGSSMVLTKDKKVTSQNVSGFVQGSGGRDSNDMSLVGENLKSYDYGKLSPGLEALLSEAMKEPQAASGFLSDSSNVKLLERSEVSMFDENESSRMDRKDCEDKEVGKFDMLDISTKGVSVASMELDEANVISVSTNAGQCSTPDRTQGVAVDAFTHHQVQSPIQLSKVQTADQLGGVQMPNQLSKIQTPNQMSKLQTPNQMSKLQTPNQMMPVNKDHSKDAIAMDVELPAASIGITSNMDTQVLKLDSLKKHESGQHSADILKDQYFEDRRNQYNTDHNSDQQHSSISSLSAKRRQEIFLDASNSCRQLSYATPSPKQPDSFLSKANLKSSGIQPSPLVSSLKDRIEISKLRLSKFISSATSFNSVVEENNKADKTSKQVDSPVMNLEKRFSSIDPKDRDHERLRLRNIVGYGTVAPSDFDNLTNSGGTVSLSEDGESLMHMSACILSKEREVRPHILAKKSVDRTSVIPESASSSVEIKVDFANLLKTTNASDNFVSPPLKVLDQGLSSPIQHLSGDMKQQLTFDELVSVGSNQDKNSVGNVSISAHATAVTDKLLSWFAERKPQSGSLLDINYSEDSSQVKWVDDRQSYLQNKHGASKSPMNFQTPLRERDASNIHPVRPDRNIIIVAPDLRHSEEELPGERNKSSLYTSASVYSPKNVNGPSLKFPAQDIQSSSGRKRRIRESVLDDAEHAEEIGRIKRSPENRNPHSDMESFESINDREMVIDDSTVKHWTDISLKFSGDTKQLLSPSIDKLNIKVIGVLQDILVHLQKVKKFEMLCSQIQPQPQKTSSEVKSNRIDETRSVLSKLVFERARLQLMSAKREKLLKRAQQLSSAIQESKILKSNSIWHPSVPGEVDDNLQNSCVDKNGRKIEDSNEKVITMRHEAEALDRNIKSLTKSFHSYCKMKGEQSCDETIALVNDHLKRRTSCRFICKDLQLWEVEDLRSRNGQLNFVLNYHGFISQRFTINAVPTRSISIANQLNHTTIMKIFPNMDACVAFSYALNSETTKKYAGSKILAQETQVTSSLLRNLLDVTEEVQQAQIEIRNLVKTSFSSPSVEKLDLLLCFVDFNTGWKVVVTLDMTCLNRGVYPLAAVPYELQASTNGTHKLLPESLSAQVKAAVDNLRIGFSRIVRLCKCISQVMQSLST, encoded by the exons ATGGCATCAAATCCGGCAACTATAGAAGATCCCAGTCAAAACTCCAACACCGACGAGGAAACTATCGCTCTCAGGAAGAAACGGTCGCGGCGCGTGAGCTTCGCTGACCGCGAGATCACTTCCGTCCATATCTTCAACCGCGACGATGAATACGAGACCCCTCCTGACCCCCCTTCCACGAAATCCCCCATATCCGACACAGACGATGAAGTTCGTGCTTTTTTCGGTGACCTCGCCGATAGCGATGATTCTAAAGAAATATCATCTCCCACTGGTGCCGATGATGACGATAACGATTATTCGATCAATTCCAGGAAGTCGTTTTTTCGGCCAGTCGAGTCGCCGTCTCCGGGGGGCAGCAGTATCGTTGGCTCTGCTTCTTGTAACGATG AGGACAACTTTTTTGGGCCTGTGTCAGCGAGTTTTATTAGAGCTGGAAGATTATCTGATTCTGGTGCATCGGACTGTAATCTTGATGTTACCATGGACTCGACTGCATTTTCAATGCATTACCGAAGTCTTGTGAGGTCAGTGTCGGGAGAAGAGTTTAAGACTCCCACTGAGGTTCGTGTCGCTGCGGAAGAGAAAACACCTTCGAATATTACCACCCCTTCTGATCCAGGGAGTTCCATGGTACTGACAAAAGATAAGAAGGTAACTTCGCAGAATGTTTCTGGTTTTGTGCAAGGTAGTGGGGGTAGAGATTCAAATGATATGAGTCTTGTGGGAGAAAACTTGAAGAGTTATGACTATGGGAAACTTTCTCCTGGTTTGGAAGCACTTTTATCAGAAGCTATGAAGGAGCCGCAAGCGGCATCTGGTTTCCTTTCTGATTCTAGTAATGTGAAATTGTTGGAGAGGAGTGAGGTTTCAATGTTTGATGAGAATGAGAGCAGTCGCATGGATAGAAAGGATTGCGAAGATAAAGAAGTTGGCAAGTTTGACATGCTTGACATATCTACCAAGGGAGTATCTGTGGCCAGCATGGAATTGGATGAGGCAAATGTCATTTCTGTGAGCACCAATGCTGGCCAGTGCAGCACACCTGATAGAACTCAAGGTGTGGCAGTGGATGCATTCACTCATCACCAAGTACAAAGCCCTATTCAGCTGAGCAAAGTGCAAACTGCTGATCAGCTGGGTGGAGTGCAAATGCCTAATCAACTGAGCAAAATACAAACTCCCAATCAGATGAGCAAATTACAAACTCCTAATCAGATGAGCAAATTACAAACTCCTAATCAGATGATGCCT GTGAATAAGGACCACAGTAAAGATGCAATTGCAATGGATGTGGAGTTGCCTGCTGCTAGTATCGGCATCACATCTAATATGGATACTCAAGTTCTGAAGCTcgattcattaaaaaaacatgaatctgGACAACATTCAGCTGACATTCTTAAAGATCAATATTTTGAGGATAGAAGAAATCAATACAACACTGATCATAATTCTGATCAACAACACAGTTCCATATCTTCTTTGTCTGCTAAAAGAAGGCAGGAGATATTTTTGGATGCTTCTAATTCCTGTAGACAATTATCATACGCGACTCCTTCACCGAAACAACCAGATTCCTTTTTAAGCAAGGCAAACTTAAAAAGCAGTGGGATTCAGCCTTCTCCCCTTGTGTCTAGTTTGAAAGATAGAATTGAAATATCAAAACTCAGATTATCAAAGTTCATTTCTTCTGCAACTTCTTTCAATTCAGTGGTGgaagaaaacaacaaagcaGATAAAACTAGCAAACAGGTGGATTCCCCAGTTATGAACTTAGAAAAACGTTTCTCTAGCATTGACCCGAAGGACAGAGATCATGAGAGGTTAAGGTTAAGGAACATAGTTGGCTATGGTACTGTGGCTCCAAgtgattttgataatttgaCTAACAGTGGAGGAACTGTAAGCCTTTCAGAAGATGGGGAATCTCTTATGCACATGTCTGCATGTATTCTTTCCAAGGAGAGGGAAGTCCGACCACATATTTTGGCCAAGAAATCCGTGGACAGGACATCAGTTATCCCTGAATCCGCCTCCTCATCAGTGGAGATCAAAGTGGATTTCGCAAATCTTCTGAAAACAACCAATGCATCTGATAATTTTGTTTCTCCTCCATTGAAGGTTTTGGATCAGGGGTTATCATCACCAATACAACATCTCTCTGGCGACATGAAGCAGCAACTGACATTTGATGAACTTGTTAGCGTTGGCTCCAATCAAGACAAGAATTCAGTAGGTAATGTTTCCATCAGTGCCCATGCCACTGCAGTAACTGACAAATTGTTATCATGGTTTGCTGAAAGGAAACCACAATCTGGTTCACTTCTTGATATTAATTATTCGGAAGACAGTTCTCAAGTGAAATGGGTGGATGACAGGCAGAGTTATCTTCAGAATAAGCATGGTGCATCTAAATCTCCAATGAACTTCCAAACTCCTTTGAGGGAGAGGGATGCCTCAAATATTCATCCAGTAAGGCCAGACAGGAATATCATAATTGTTGCTCCTGACCTGAGACATTCTGAAGAGGAACTTCCCGGGGAAAGAAATAAATCTTCTCTGTACACTTCAGCTTCCGTCTACAGTCCTAAGAATGTAAATGGCCCGTCACTTAAG TTTCCTGCACAGGATATTCAGAGTTCTTCTGGTCGAAAAAGAAGAATTAGAGAATCAGTTCTTGACGATGCAGAACATGCAGAAGAAATTGGGAGGATAAAAAGGAGCCCAGAAAATAGGAATCCGCATTCTGATATGGAGTCTTTTGAAAGCATCAATGATAGGGAGATGGTTATAGATGACTCGACAGTGAAACATTGGACTGAT ATTTCACTAAAATTCTCGGGGGACACAAAACAGTTGCTCTCTCCATCAATTGATAAGCTAAATATTAAAGTG ATTGGTGTGTTGCAAGATATTTTGGTTCACCTGCAGAAGGTTAAGAAGTTTGAGATGCTTTGTTCCCAAATTCAGCCTCAGCCTCAG AAAACATCCAGTGAAGTTAAGAGTAACAG AATAGATGAAACAAGATCGGTGCTTTCCAAGTTAGTGTTTGAAAGGGCAAGACTACAATTAATGTCTGCCAAGCGTGAGAAACTGCTG AAAAGAGCACAGCAACTGAGCTCTGCAATTCAGGAATCCAAGATTTTGAAGTCCAACAGTATCTGGCATCCTTCTGTGCCTGGTGAAGTTGATGATAATCTTCAAAATTCATGCGTGGATAAAAATGGCAGAAAAATAGAg GATTCTAATGAGAAAGTAATCACAATGAGGCACGAAGCTGAAGCTTTAGATAGGAATATAAAGAGTTTAACTAAATCTTTCCATAGTTACTGCAAAATGAAAGGCGAGCAAAGCTGTGACGAGACTATTGCACTAGTTAATGATCATCTGAAGAGGAGAACCTCTTGCAGGTTCATATGCAAGGATTTGCAG TTGTGGGAAGTTGAGGATCTGAGGAGCAGGAACGGTCAACTAAATTTTGTCCTCAACTACCATGGCTTCATCAGCCAAAG GTTCACAATAAATGCTGTTCCCACCCGTAGTATATCTATTGCAAACCAATTGAATCACACAACCATCATGAAG ATCTTCCCTAATATGGATGCTTGTGTAGCATTTTCATATGCTCTAAATTCTGAGACTACTAAGAAGTATGCGGGCTCCAAAATTCTGGCACAAGAAACACAA GTTACCAGTTCACTATTGCGTAATCTACTAGATGTGACTGAGGAAGTACAGCAGGCACAAATAGAAATCAGAAATCTGGTTAAGACAAGCTTTTCTTCTCCATCTG ttgaAAAGCTTGATTTGCTGCTTTGTTTCGTTGATTTTAACACTGGTTGGAAGGTGGTAGTGACTCTTGACATGACGTGTTTGAATCG TGGAGTTTATCCATTAGCAGCCGTTCCATATGAGTTACAAGCTTCTACTAATGGAACACACAAGTTGTTGCCCGAGTCACTCTCAGCTCAAGTAAAAGCTGCTGTTGATAATCTTAGAATCGGCTTTTCAAGGATTGTAAGGCTTTGCAAATGCATTTCCCAGGTGATGCAATCCTTGAGCACTTGA
- the LOC7492004 gene encoding paired amphipathic helix protein Sin3-like 2, with product METQRDYYGESKTYIKELRARFQDQPEKLSSFYRVMKDVMALTDELSGRIENVSDDVLARVKEILEGHCDLIHGFNLFLPPSRRFNLDDDEDETVEVEDKDKEEAAAVSAEKTMLLQNFIDKQRMRGGKVWDDDVEVLRQLKDRRDLYKVIVPLCGDDTDLLEGFYRFVRASETTSGASRDPNSQVKDVNNGREVTLQTGEQQQEQPEKIDQVGVEKDEERNIVKKAGRYAEKAYDRVVIKKLRQDGLCLFEKVRKRLSCENSYYKFLKSIFYYTNRMIQKDEWKERIATVIGKHPDLMDEFQRYVTDSENVHVSRKKDEEEDEGQKIETRGCTQRDKKNGKYLYKSNRELDLSQCKRCTPSYLYLPKDYRDPPKHNRMQPELQELNDQLLLVPPGTEDFFSRNIDENEEILFQCEDNRHEMDMLIGWFSSAVEYADELEKGIPHDKFKKGNRNIFLRCLERLYDDQGLDLLHKFNEDPQRTLPVLKVRLEQKLKELKDYHDELRENWRNVYARN from the coding sequence ATGGAGACACAGAGGGATTATTATGGCGAATCCAAAACCTATATCAAGGAACTAAGAGCCAGGTTCCAAGATCAGCCTGAAAAATTAAGTAGCTTTTACAGGGTCATGAAAGATGTCATGGCTCTAACAGATGAGCTCTCAGGGAGAATAGAAAACGTATCTGATGATGTCTTAGCAAGAGTGAAGGAGATTCTTGAAGGTCATTGTGACCTGATACATGGGTTCAACTTATTTTTGCCGCCCTCGCGTCGATTTAACCTTGATGACGATGAAGATGAGACAGTAGAGGTAGAGGATAAGGATAAGGAGGAAGCTGCGGCTGTTTCAGCAGAGAAAACAATGCTGTTACAGAATTTTATAGACAAGCAGAGGATGCGTGGCGGAAAGGTCTGGGATGATGATGTGGAGGTTTTAAGACAGTTAAAGGACAGGAGGGATCTCTATAAAGTTATTGTCCCGCTGTGCGGAGACGATACTGATTTACTAGAGGGTTTTTATAGATTCGTGCGAGCTTCTGAAACAACTTCAGGAGCATCTCGTGATCCAAACTCTCAAGTTAAAGATGTGAACAACGGCAGAGAAGTTACACTTCAGACTGGCGAGCAGCAGCAGGAGCAGCCTGAAAAGATTGATCAGGTGGGCGTAGAGAAAGATGAGGAAAGAAATATTGTCAAGAAGGCAGGAAGATACGCAGAGAAAGCATATGACAGGGTGGTCATAAAAAAGCTCCGGCAGGATGGACTCTGCTTGTTCGAGAAGGTTCGGAAGAGGCTATCATGTGAGAACAGCTATTATAAATTCTTAAAGTCGATTTTCTATTATACCAATCGAATGATTCAAAAGGATGAATGGAAAGAAAGGATAGCTACTGTGATTGGAAAGCATCCTGATCTCATGGATGAGTTCCAGCGTTATGTTACAGACTCTGAGAATGTTCATGTATCCAGGAAAAAAGATGAGGAAGAGGATGAAGGGCAGAAGATTGAAACAAGGGGATGCACACAAAGGGACAAAAAGAATGGGAAGTATCTCTACAAGTCAAATCGAGAACTTGATCTCTCTCAGTGCAAAAGGTGTACCCCTAGTTATCTGTATCTTCCAAAAGACTATCGTGATCCTCCTAAACACAACAGAATGCAGCCCGAATTGCAGGAGTTGAATGATCAATTATTGTTGGTGCCTCCAGGAACTGAGGACTTCTTCTCCAGGAACATCGACGAGAACGAGGAAATCTTGTTTCAATGCGAAGATAATAGACATGAGATGGACATGCTAATTGGTTGGTTTAGTTCAGCTGTTGAATACGCAGATGAATTGGAAAAAGGCATCCCTCATGACAAATTCAAAAAAGGGAATCGGAATATCTTTTTAAGATGTCTCGAGCGTTTATATGATGATCAGGGTCTTGATTTGCTCCACAAATTCAATGAAGATCCTCAACGTACACTGCCTGTTCTAAAAGTTCGTTTGGAGCAAAAACTGAAGGAGCTGAAAGATTATCATGATGAACTTCGAGAGAATTGGCGCAATGTATATGCTAGAAATTAG
- the LOC7492008 gene encoding ER lumen protein-retaining receptor, whose protein sequence is MNIFRLVGDMTHLASVLVLLLKIHTIKSCAGISLKTQELYALVFATRYLDIFTHYVSFYNTVMKLIFLGSSFSIVWYIRRHKLVRRSYDKDHDTFRHLFLVLPCLILALLIHEKFTFREVTWTFSLYLEAVAILPQLVLLQRTRNIDNLTGQYVFLLGAYRALYILNWVYRYFTEPHYVHWITWIAGTVQTLLYADFFYYYFQSWKNNVRLELPA, encoded by the exons atgaatatattCAGATTAGTAGGGGACATGACCCATCTGGCTAGTGTCCTTGTTTTGCTCCTTAAGATCCACACCATCAAATCATGTGCTG GCATTTCTCTAAAGACTCAGGAACTCTATGCTCTTGTTTTTGCCACTCGCTACTTAGACATATTCACTCATTATGTCTCATTTTATAATACCGTGATGAAATTGATATTCCTGGGAAGCTCATTCTCTATTGTCTGGTATATTCGACGCCACAAGTTGGTTCGGAGATCTTATGACAAGGACCATGACACCTTTCGGCATTTATTTCTTGTGCTGCCCTGCCTAATTTTGGCCTTGCTAATACATGAAAAATTTACCTTCAGAGAG GTAACATGGACATTCTCCTTGTATCTGGAAGCTGTTGCCATACTTCCTCAACTAGTACTGTTGCAGAGGACAAGAAATATTGACAACCTGACAGGACAATATGTCTTTCTCCTAGG CGCATACAGAGCATTGTACATATTAAACTGGGTTTATCGCTACTTTACAGAGCCACACTATGTCCATTGGATAA CTTGGATAGCAGGAACTGTTCAGACATTATTGTATGCTGActtcttctattattatttcCAGAG TTGGAAAAACAATGTGAGGCTTGAGTTACCAGCTTGA
- the LOC7461660 gene encoding paired amphipathic helix protein Sin3-like 1, giving the protein MKQNGDLSPGDCSDPSKTYIRALKARFHDQPEKFHSFYKVMIDIMTQRVQPDGPGGIPDDAPARLKAILEGHNDLIYGLNFFLPPSHRVSLDDGMEIEPVTAEGAVLSGLEDAKDLIKEAKMRGEKVYEAFKETLLSTSQKRSFDDVCSDVVELFIDDPDLLERFRQFMPVYEPTPLASYAPNSQIPMNIN; this is encoded by the coding sequence ATGAAGCAAAACGGAGATTTGAGTCCTGGTGATTGTTCTGACCCATCCAAAACCTACATCAGAGCACTAAAAGCTAGGTTTCATGATCAGCCTGAGAAATTCCATAGCTTTTACAAGGTCATGATTGACATCATGACTCAAAGAGTCCAGCCTGACGGCCCCGGAGGCATACCTGACGACGCCCCAGCAAGACTGAAGGCAATTCTTGAAGGTCACAACGACCTCATTTATGGGCTCAACTTTTTCTTGCCTCCTTCTCACCGAGTCAGCCTTGATGATGGGATGGAGATTGAGCCGGTCACGGCGGAGGGAGCAGTATTATCTGGACTTGAAGATGCTAAGGATTTAATAAAGGAAGCGAAGATGCGAGGCGAGAAGGTCTATGAAGCTTTCAAGGAGACTCTGCTGTCGACAAGCCAGAAGAGAAGCTTCGATGATGTCTGCAGTGATGTTGTTGAGCTGTTCATTGACGATCCTGATTTGCTAGAGAGGTTTCGACAATTCATGCCTGTTTATGAACCAACTCCGCTGGCATCTTATGCTCCAAATTCCCAGATTcctatgaatattaattaa
- the LOC7492005 gene encoding uncharacterized protein LOC7492005 isoform X2, which translates to MASNPATIEDPSQNSNTDEETIALRKKRSRRVSFADREITSVHIFNRDDEYETPPDPPSTKSPISDTDDEVRAFFGDLADSDDSKEISSPTGADDDDNDYSINSRKSFFRPVESPSPGGSSIVGSASCNDEDNFFGPVSASFIRAGRLSDSGASDCNLDVTMDSTAFSMHYRSLVRSVSGEEFKTPTEVRVAAEEKTPSNITTPSDPGSSMVLTKDKKVTSQNVSGFVQGSGGRDSNDMSLVGENLKSYDYGKLSPGLEALLSEAMKEPQAASGFLSDSSNVKLLERSEVSMFDENESSRMDRKDCEDKEVGKFDMLDISTKGVSVASMELDEANVISVSTNAGQCSTPDRTQGVAVDAFTHHQVQSPIQLSKVQTADQLGGVQMPNQLSKIQTPNQMSKLQTPNQMSKLQTPNQMMPVNKDHSKDAIAMDVELPAASIGITSNMDTQVLKLDSLKKHESGQHSADILKDQYFEDRRNQYNTDHNSDQQHSSISSLSAKRRQEIFLDASNSCRQLSYATPSPKQPDSFLSKANLKSSGIQPSPLVSSLKDRIEISKLRLSKFISSATSFNSVVEENNKADKTSKQVDSPVMNLEKRFSSIDPKDRDHERLRLRNIVGYGTVAPSDFDNLTNSGGTVSLSEDGESLMHMSACILSKEREVRPHILAKKSVDRTSVIPESASSSVEIKVDFANLLKTTNASDNFVSPPLKVLDQGLSSPIQHLSGDMKQQLTFDELVSVGSNQDKNSVGNVSISAHATAVTDKLLSWFAERKPQSGSLLDINYSEDSSQVKWVDDRQSYLQNKHGASKSPMNFQTPLRERDASNIHPVRPDRNIIIVAPDLRHSEEELPGERNKSSLYTSASVYSPKNVNGPSLKDIQSSSGRKRRIRESVLDDAEHAEEIGRIKRSPENRNPHSDMESFESINDREMVIDDSTVKHWTDISLKFSGDTKQLLSPSIDKLNIKVIGVLQDILVHLQKVKKFEMLCSQIQPQPQKTSSEVKSNRIDETRSVLSKLVFERARLQLMSAKREKLLKRAQQLSSAIQESKILKSNSIWHPSVPGEVDDNLQNSCVDKNGRKIEDSNEKVITMRHEAEALDRNIKSLTKSFHSYCKMKGEQSCDETIALVNDHLKRRTSCRFICKDLQLWEVEDLRSRNGQLNFVLNYHGFISQRFTINAVPTRSISIANQLNHTTIMKIFPNMDACVAFSYALNSETTKKYAGSKILAQETQVTSSLLRNLLDVTEEVQQAQIEIRNLVKTSFSSPSVEKLDLLLCFVDFNTGWKVVVTLDMTCLNRGVYPLAAVPYELQASTNGTHKLLPESLSAQVKAAVDNLRIGFSRIVRLCKCISQVMQSLST; encoded by the exons ATGGCATCAAATCCGGCAACTATAGAAGATCCCAGTCAAAACTCCAACACCGACGAGGAAACTATCGCTCTCAGGAAGAAACGGTCGCGGCGCGTGAGCTTCGCTGACCGCGAGATCACTTCCGTCCATATCTTCAACCGCGACGATGAATACGAGACCCCTCCTGACCCCCCTTCCACGAAATCCCCCATATCCGACACAGACGATGAAGTTCGTGCTTTTTTCGGTGACCTCGCCGATAGCGATGATTCTAAAGAAATATCATCTCCCACTGGTGCCGATGATGACGATAACGATTATTCGATCAATTCCAGGAAGTCGTTTTTTCGGCCAGTCGAGTCGCCGTCTCCGGGGGGCAGCAGTATCGTTGGCTCTGCTTCTTGTAACGATG AGGACAACTTTTTTGGGCCTGTGTCAGCGAGTTTTATTAGAGCTGGAAGATTATCTGATTCTGGTGCATCGGACTGTAATCTTGATGTTACCATGGACTCGACTGCATTTTCAATGCATTACCGAAGTCTTGTGAGGTCAGTGTCGGGAGAAGAGTTTAAGACTCCCACTGAGGTTCGTGTCGCTGCGGAAGAGAAAACACCTTCGAATATTACCACCCCTTCTGATCCAGGGAGTTCCATGGTACTGACAAAAGATAAGAAGGTAACTTCGCAGAATGTTTCTGGTTTTGTGCAAGGTAGTGGGGGTAGAGATTCAAATGATATGAGTCTTGTGGGAGAAAACTTGAAGAGTTATGACTATGGGAAACTTTCTCCTGGTTTGGAAGCACTTTTATCAGAAGCTATGAAGGAGCCGCAAGCGGCATCTGGTTTCCTTTCTGATTCTAGTAATGTGAAATTGTTGGAGAGGAGTGAGGTTTCAATGTTTGATGAGAATGAGAGCAGTCGCATGGATAGAAAGGATTGCGAAGATAAAGAAGTTGGCAAGTTTGACATGCTTGACATATCTACCAAGGGAGTATCTGTGGCCAGCATGGAATTGGATGAGGCAAATGTCATTTCTGTGAGCACCAATGCTGGCCAGTGCAGCACACCTGATAGAACTCAAGGTGTGGCAGTGGATGCATTCACTCATCACCAAGTACAAAGCCCTATTCAGCTGAGCAAAGTGCAAACTGCTGATCAGCTGGGTGGAGTGCAAATGCCTAATCAACTGAGCAAAATACAAACTCCCAATCAGATGAGCAAATTACAAACTCCTAATCAGATGAGCAAATTACAAACTCCTAATCAGATGATGCCT GTGAATAAGGACCACAGTAAAGATGCAATTGCAATGGATGTGGAGTTGCCTGCTGCTAGTATCGGCATCACATCTAATATGGATACTCAAGTTCTGAAGCTcgattcattaaaaaaacatgaatctgGACAACATTCAGCTGACATTCTTAAAGATCAATATTTTGAGGATAGAAGAAATCAATACAACACTGATCATAATTCTGATCAACAACACAGTTCCATATCTTCTTTGTCTGCTAAAAGAAGGCAGGAGATATTTTTGGATGCTTCTAATTCCTGTAGACAATTATCATACGCGACTCCTTCACCGAAACAACCAGATTCCTTTTTAAGCAAGGCAAACTTAAAAAGCAGTGGGATTCAGCCTTCTCCCCTTGTGTCTAGTTTGAAAGATAGAATTGAAATATCAAAACTCAGATTATCAAAGTTCATTTCTTCTGCAACTTCTTTCAATTCAGTGGTGgaagaaaacaacaaagcaGATAAAACTAGCAAACAGGTGGATTCCCCAGTTATGAACTTAGAAAAACGTTTCTCTAGCATTGACCCGAAGGACAGAGATCATGAGAGGTTAAGGTTAAGGAACATAGTTGGCTATGGTACTGTGGCTCCAAgtgattttgataatttgaCTAACAGTGGAGGAACTGTAAGCCTTTCAGAAGATGGGGAATCTCTTATGCACATGTCTGCATGTATTCTTTCCAAGGAGAGGGAAGTCCGACCACATATTTTGGCCAAGAAATCCGTGGACAGGACATCAGTTATCCCTGAATCCGCCTCCTCATCAGTGGAGATCAAAGTGGATTTCGCAAATCTTCTGAAAACAACCAATGCATCTGATAATTTTGTTTCTCCTCCATTGAAGGTTTTGGATCAGGGGTTATCATCACCAATACAACATCTCTCTGGCGACATGAAGCAGCAACTGACATTTGATGAACTTGTTAGCGTTGGCTCCAATCAAGACAAGAATTCAGTAGGTAATGTTTCCATCAGTGCCCATGCCACTGCAGTAACTGACAAATTGTTATCATGGTTTGCTGAAAGGAAACCACAATCTGGTTCACTTCTTGATATTAATTATTCGGAAGACAGTTCTCAAGTGAAATGGGTGGATGACAGGCAGAGTTATCTTCAGAATAAGCATGGTGCATCTAAATCTCCAATGAACTTCCAAACTCCTTTGAGGGAGAGGGATGCCTCAAATATTCATCCAGTAAGGCCAGACAGGAATATCATAATTGTTGCTCCTGACCTGAGACATTCTGAAGAGGAACTTCCCGGGGAAAGAAATAAATCTTCTCTGTACACTTCAGCTTCCGTCTACAGTCCTAAGAATGTAAATGGCCCGTCACTTAAG GATATTCAGAGTTCTTCTGGTCGAAAAAGAAGAATTAGAGAATCAGTTCTTGACGATGCAGAACATGCAGAAGAAATTGGGAGGATAAAAAGGAGCCCAGAAAATAGGAATCCGCATTCTGATATGGAGTCTTTTGAAAGCATCAATGATAGGGAGATGGTTATAGATGACTCGACAGTGAAACATTGGACTGAT ATTTCACTAAAATTCTCGGGGGACACAAAACAGTTGCTCTCTCCATCAATTGATAAGCTAAATATTAAAGTG ATTGGTGTGTTGCAAGATATTTTGGTTCACCTGCAGAAGGTTAAGAAGTTTGAGATGCTTTGTTCCCAAATTCAGCCTCAGCCTCAG AAAACATCCAGTGAAGTTAAGAGTAACAG AATAGATGAAACAAGATCGGTGCTTTCCAAGTTAGTGTTTGAAAGGGCAAGACTACAATTAATGTCTGCCAAGCGTGAGAAACTGCTG AAAAGAGCACAGCAACTGAGCTCTGCAATTCAGGAATCCAAGATTTTGAAGTCCAACAGTATCTGGCATCCTTCTGTGCCTGGTGAAGTTGATGATAATCTTCAAAATTCATGCGTGGATAAAAATGGCAGAAAAATAGAg GATTCTAATGAGAAAGTAATCACAATGAGGCACGAAGCTGAAGCTTTAGATAGGAATATAAAGAGTTTAACTAAATCTTTCCATAGTTACTGCAAAATGAAAGGCGAGCAAAGCTGTGACGAGACTATTGCACTAGTTAATGATCATCTGAAGAGGAGAACCTCTTGCAGGTTCATATGCAAGGATTTGCAG TTGTGGGAAGTTGAGGATCTGAGGAGCAGGAACGGTCAACTAAATTTTGTCCTCAACTACCATGGCTTCATCAGCCAAAG GTTCACAATAAATGCTGTTCCCACCCGTAGTATATCTATTGCAAACCAATTGAATCACACAACCATCATGAAG ATCTTCCCTAATATGGATGCTTGTGTAGCATTTTCATATGCTCTAAATTCTGAGACTACTAAGAAGTATGCGGGCTCCAAAATTCTGGCACAAGAAACACAA GTTACCAGTTCACTATTGCGTAATCTACTAGATGTGACTGAGGAAGTACAGCAGGCACAAATAGAAATCAGAAATCTGGTTAAGACAAGCTTTTCTTCTCCATCTG ttgaAAAGCTTGATTTGCTGCTTTGTTTCGTTGATTTTAACACTGGTTGGAAGGTGGTAGTGACTCTTGACATGACGTGTTTGAATCG TGGAGTTTATCCATTAGCAGCCGTTCCATATGAGTTACAAGCTTCTACTAATGGAACACACAAGTTGTTGCCCGAGTCACTCTCAGCTCAAGTAAAAGCTGCTGTTGATAATCTTAGAATCGGCTTTTCAAGGATTGTAAGGCTTTGCAAATGCATTTCCCAGGTGATGCAATCCTTGAGCACTTGA